The DNA sequence AAGTCCGCGGGCGAGTAGTACTGCGTGGCGAGCAGCCAGTAGCCCATGCCGAGCACCGCGGTGATCCCGGTGTTGACCATGAGCGCGTAGCCGTTGAGGAACAGCGGGTCGCGCAGGTCCCCGGGCAGGCGGTCGAGCAGGGCGGCCAGCCGGCCCCGCCGCCGCGCCGCCCGGCCCGGGTGGCGCGCGGGCGGCGCCGTGCCCGCCGGTGTGGCCGCGGCCGGGCCGTCCGGGCGGGAGCCGTTCGGTGGCCGTCCCTCGCCCGTCAGCGTCGTCATGCCGCGCTCACCCCCCGCTTCGTCATACGGCGGCGCGGGTGGGTGACCCGCGCCGCTCCCGTTCACGGCCCGTACGGCGTCCCGCCCGCACCGGCGGCGCCCGGGTGCGGCACGGGTGGCCGCGCCGTACCCGATCTCGCCGTGGCCGATCTCGCCATGCGGCCCCCGGTCGTGTGGGTCGCGCTCCGGGCTCATGCTCGCGCCCGTCACTTGCCGGTCACTTGCCGCACGGCGTACCTGGTCCTGCGCACGACCGCGTAGCCCTTGGTGAGCACGCGCTCCTTCAGGTAGATCAACGGCACTCCCCGGCCCTCGACCGCCTTCCGGAACCTGCCCATGGTCGTGCTGCGCCCCACCGTCAGCCGGGGCAGCGCCAGCATGTCGTGCCGGCCGGTGGTGAGGGCGTTGTTCACCGCGCACGCGGCCCGGTAGCCGGCCCGGTGCACCTCCCGGCGCACCCGGGCGCTGGAGTACCCGTAGGGGTAGGCCATCGTGGTGACCGGCCGGCCCACCTTGTCCTCCAGCAGTTCCTTGTTGCGCCGGAGCTCCTCGCGCAGCTCGTGGTCGCGGAGCTGGTCGAGCTGCGGGTGGCTGTGGCTGTGCCCGCCGATCTCCACGCCGGCCGAGGCCACTTCGCGCACCTGCGACCAGGAGAGCATGGTGTCGAGCGGCCGGCCCGCCGCGTCGGCTCCGGCGTCGCGCAGCCAGCCGCTCGTCACGAAGATCGTGGCGGGCACGCCGTACCGCTCCAGCAGCGGGAGCGCGGCGCTGTGGAAGTCCGCGTACCCGTCGTCGAAGGTGAGCACGACCGGGCGCTCGGGCAGGGCGGGGCCGGTGCCGTCGAGCGCCGCGGCGAGGTCGGCGAAGGTGATCGGCCGGAACCTGTGCTCGGTGAGGTAGGCGAGCTGCTCCTCGAAGTCGCCGGGCCGTACCGCGTGCGGCCGGGTGTCCGCGTTCGGGCGGTCGGTGATCGAGTGGTACATGAGGATGGGGACGCGCATGAAAGATCACCTCTTGGCGGAGCGCAGGCGGATGCGCGCGGTGCCCACGGCGTAACCCCAGGCCGTCCAGGCGAGCCCGATCACGATCGCGGCCGCCCGCGCCAGGCCGGCGACGTCGCCGCGCAGCGCCTGACCGATGTTGCGGAGCACCCCGAGCGGCAGCGTCCTGAACGCGTGCGCCCGCTCGCTGGACAGGCCGTCACCGGCGCCGACGCTGCTGGTGACGAGCGCCTTGGACAGGCCCTCGGCGTAGCACCGGGAGCGGAAGTACGCGAACCGCATGCGCGCCGCCGGAACCTTGTGGCCGATCCGGGCACGCGGCTCGAACAGCATCACCGAGCCGGGCCTGCGCTGGGCGAGGCGGATGCAGAACTCGGTCTCCTCGCAGCCGAGCGGGCGGCTCTTGCGGCCCTGCACGCTGCGCCCGATCCCGGTGTGGAAGCCGCCGACCTCCATGATGAGGTGCCGCCGGAAGGCCGCGTTCCCGCCCATGACGTTGCGGATGCGCGCCCGGGTGGTGGGCATGCCGCGGTAGCTGCAGCCCACCGTCCAGTCGAACTCCTCCGGAAACCAGCGGGGCCGCCGGCCGGTCGCCCACAGCGGGTCGGTACGTCCGCCGACCCCGACCACGGTGCCACCGGCGGCCTTGTCGTGCATGGCGTCCTCGAGCGCCTCGAGCCAGCCGGGATCGGCGACCGCGTCGTCGTCGAGGTACGCGACGATGTCGCCGGTGGCCACCTCGGCGCCGGTGTTCTTGCCGCCCGACAGGCCGCGCTCGTGGCGGTTCTCCACCACGAGCGCGTCCGGGTACTCCCGCTTGAGCCTCAGGTGGAGATCCGGGTTGTGATCCACCACGAGGATCAGCTCGTGCGGCTGCCGCCGCTGGTTACGCACGGATTCGACCGCGGCCCGGATGTCCTCCCATCGCTCCTCGGTGTAGACACAGATGACGACCGAAATGCTCATGCCGCGCCTTGGTCGGCGGTGGGGGTGGCCGTGGCCCGCTTCGGCCGCGGCGTCGGCACCGGACGCCGGTACTCCCGCAGGATCGTCTTGAGCACGCGCCAGCCGTCCCGGATCGCCCGCAGGTTGCTCTCGCCGTGGATCCGGGACCGTTCCCGGCTCGGCACCTCCTGGACCTTCAGCCCGGCCTTGGCGGCCCGGATGTTCATCACGGTCTCCACCTCGAAGCCGTCGCAGTCGATGTCGAGCACGTCGAGGTGGCGGGCCCAGAACGCGTTGTAGCCGTAGCACAGGTCGGTGTACTGCGTGCCGTACAGCCTGTTCACCAGGCCGCGCAGGATCGTGTTGCCGAGGCGGCGGGTGAAGGTGAGGTCGTCGCTGCCGCCGCCCGCGGCGTACCGCGAGCCCTTGACGAAGTCGGCGCCGGTGACCAGGGCGCCGACGAACTGGATGATCTCGCGGCCGTCGGTGGAGCCGTCGGCGTCGATCATCACGATGATGTCGCCGGTGCACGCCGCGAAGCCGGCGGCGAGGGCGTTCCCCTTCCCCTTGCCGGGTTGCTGCACGATCCGGATGCCCGGGCGCAGGCGGCGCGCCACGGCCACGGTGTCGTCCGTCGAGT is a window from the Thermopolyspora flexuosa genome containing:
- a CDS encoding glycosyltransferase family 2 protein, whose amino-acid sequence is MSISVVICVYTEERWEDIRAAVESVRNQRRQPHELILVVDHNPDLHLRLKREYPDALVVENRHERGLSGGKNTGAEVATGDIVAYLDDDAVADPGWLEALEDAMHDKAAGGTVVGVGGRTDPLWATGRRPRWFPEEFDWTVGCSYRGMPTTRARIRNVMGGNAAFRRHLIMEVGGFHTGIGRSVQGRKSRPLGCEETEFCIRLAQRRPGSVMLFEPRARIGHKVPAARMRFAYFRSRCYAEGLSKALVTSSVGAGDGLSSERAHAFRTLPLGVLRNIGQALRGDVAGLARAAAIVIGLAWTAWGYAVGTARIRLRSAKR
- a CDS encoding glycosyltransferase family 2 protein; this translates as MSPEMTKTTAKPQVTNLRQMPSLDRYTPLTPEVAISPTVSVVIPAMNEAENLPHVFATIPHWVHEVILVDGHSTDDTVAVARRLRPGIRIVQQPGKGKGNALAAGFAACTGDIIVMIDADGSTDGREIIQFVGALVTGADFVKGSRYAAGGGSDDLTFTRRLGNTILRGLVNRLYGTQYTDLCYGYNAFWARHLDVLDIDCDGFEVETVMNIRAAKAGLKVQEVPSRERSRIHGESNLRAIRDGWRVLKTILREYRRPVPTPRPKRATATPTADQGAA
- a CDS encoding polysaccharide deacetylase family protein; the protein is MRVPILMYHSITDRPNADTRPHAVRPGDFEEQLAYLTEHRFRPITFADLAAALDGTGPALPERPVVLTFDDGYADFHSAALPLLERYGVPATIFVTSGWLRDAGADAAGRPLDTMLSWSQVREVASAGVEIGGHSHSHPQLDQLRDHELREELRRNKELLEDKVGRPVTTMAYPYGYSSARVRREVHRAGYRAACAVNNALTTGRHDMLALPRLTVGRSTTMGRFRKAVEGRGVPLIYLKERVLTKGYAVVRRTRYAVRQVTGK